The following are encoded in a window of Bradyrhizobium guangdongense genomic DNA:
- a CDS encoding ABC transporter substrate-binding protein — MLFSRRLMLGLAMAGTLASALTFPALAGEGPTEIDLYFPVPVDGKLARDMGTLIKEFNDGHPDIKATAVYTGSYDDTLIKTRASIKAGKPPAAVIMSANFLLDMQIENELTNLDALIKADGTTKEQFLGQFFPALQGNAVINRSVYGVPFHNSTPLLYINADKAKEAGLDANKPPQTWAELTDWAKKLTKRDGDKVTQWGIAIPCAYDYCGWMMETLTMSNGGRYYNEEFGGEVYYDTPSMLGALTWWNDLVSKFKVHPPGATPGPAVSTSFISGNAAMMMLSTGSLTYVRDNAKFNYKVAFIPRNVRNAVPIGGASLIIPAGVEADKQKAAWTLIKWMTSPEKSAWWSRATGYFAPNMAAYKTPDMVDFLNKNPDAKIAVEQLDVAKPWFATYKTVPVRKNLEDEVMLVLNGKKQPKDALVAAQKAADETLKPYNAETSLKLP; from the coding sequence ATGCTGTTCTCCCGCAGGCTCATGCTCGGCCTCGCTATGGCGGGCACTTTGGCAAGCGCCCTCACCTTCCCGGCGCTCGCCGGCGAAGGCCCGACCGAGATCGACCTGTACTTCCCTGTCCCCGTCGACGGCAAGCTCGCCCGCGACATGGGCACCTTGATCAAGGAGTTCAACGACGGTCACCCCGATATCAAGGCGACCGCTGTTTACACCGGCTCGTACGACGACACGCTGATCAAGACGCGCGCCTCGATCAAGGCCGGCAAGCCGCCGGCCGCCGTGATCATGTCGGCGAACTTCCTGCTCGACATGCAGATCGAGAACGAACTCACCAATCTCGATGCCCTGATCAAGGCCGACGGGACCACCAAGGAGCAGTTCCTGGGCCAGTTCTTCCCGGCGCTGCAAGGCAATGCGGTGATCAACCGTTCGGTCTATGGCGTGCCCTTCCACAATTCGACGCCGCTGCTCTACATCAACGCCGACAAGGCCAAGGAAGCCGGCCTTGATGCGAACAAGCCGCCGCAGACCTGGGCCGAGCTCACCGACTGGGCCAAGAAGCTCACCAAGCGCGATGGCGACAAGGTCACCCAATGGGGCATCGCAATCCCCTGCGCCTACGACTATTGCGGCTGGATGATGGAAACGCTCACCATGAGCAATGGCGGGCGTTACTACAACGAGGAGTTCGGCGGCGAGGTCTACTACGACACACCGTCGATGTTAGGTGCGCTGACCTGGTGGAACGACCTCGTGAGCAAGTTCAAGGTCCACCCGCCCGGCGCCACGCCTGGCCCCGCCGTCAGCACCTCCTTCATCTCGGGTAACGCCGCCATGATGATGCTGTCGACGGGCTCACTCACTTACGTGCGCGACAACGCCAAGTTCAACTACAAGGTCGCCTTCATTCCGCGCAACGTCCGCAACGCCGTGCCGATCGGCGGCGCCTCGCTGATCATTCCGGCCGGCGTCGAAGCCGACAAGCAGAAGGCCGCCTGGACACTGATCAAGTGGATGACCTCGCCCGAGAAGAGCGCCTGGTGGAGCCGCGCCACGGGCTATTTCGCGCCGAACATGGCCGCCTACAAGACGCCTGACATGGTCGACTTCCTCAACAAGAACCCGGACGCCAAGATCGCCGTCGAGCAGCTCGACGTCGCCAAGCCTTGGTTCGCGACCTACAAGACCGTGCCGGTGCGCAAGAACCTGGAGGACGAGGTCATGCTGGTCCTCAACGGCAAGAAGCAGCCGAAGGACGCCCTCGTCGCCGCTCAGAAGGCCGCCGATGAGACGCTCAAGCCGTACAATGCCGAAACGTCGCTGAAGCTGCCGTAA